Part of the Verrucomicrobiota bacterium genome, ACTCTCGGACTGGCTGGTGGACCGATTCTGGTAGGCCTCATTCTTGGCCATTTCGGACGAGTTGGCAGGCTCACTGGCTACATCCCACGGCCTACCCGCCTTCTCCTTCAAGAGTTCGGCCTCGCTTTTTTCCTCGCGGCTGCAGGGATACAGGGAGGTGCCCAAATAGTGGATACTCTCGAAACCCAGGGATGGACCTTACTTTTTGCTGGGGCTCTGATCGTCCTGCTTCCTCTTTGCCTAGCGTTTTATCTCTGTCGACGCTTTCTCCGTCTCACCTTCCTACAAACTCTGGGAGGAACTTGCGGTGCCATGACCTCTACTCCGGCTCTGGGAGTGATCAGCTCCAAGACTGACTCCCCCATTCCAATCGTCAGCTATGCGACTGCCTATCCCGCAGCGTTGATTCTCATGACAGTTTTTGCAAAACTTTTGGTGACCTCGGCATTCGGCCTGTGAGAGCAAGAGAAGACAGCTTACAAGACTCTCCACCCGTCTACTCGGTAGAAGATTCCGAAACCGCGCTGCGCATCCGCCTTTCCGGCTCTTTCACTATCCAGGGCTCACAGCCAGATCTACCTGACATTTCAAACCAAATCTCTACAGGCAGATCGGTGATCGTAGACGGTAGTTCCATTGAGTTGTGGGACAGTGCGCTCATTCTCCATTTAAAACGGTTGAGGAACTTGGTGACTCAAAAGAGTGGCGTGGTTAGGCTTGAAGGGTTCTCATCTTCCGTCGAAGCGCTTCTGGATCGGGCTGGCGAGAATGCGGGCGGCACCGATCTCGTCACTGAGACGGATAAGGAAGGTCCGATTGTTCGCCTCGGAGATTGGGGTCTTACTAACTGGAAAGGCTTTTCCTCCTTTTGTGTCTTTCTCGGGGAAATGGCCCAAAGCCTTTCTCGATTCGTTCGGCGCAAGGCCATCTACCAGAGCGCAGATTTCCTCGCCCTTCTCTGGGAAACCACAGGGAGAGCGATCGGAATTGTTTTTCTGATCAGCTTCCTCACTGGTCTGATCATGGCTTTTGTCGGTGCCATGCAACTCGTCCAGTTTGGTGCCGACGTGTTCATTGCTGACCTTGTTGCTCTCGCAATGTTCCGCGAGATGGGAGCCATGATGACGGGTATCATTATTGCTGGGAGAACTGGATCAGCATTTGCCGCGCAAATCGGCAGCATGAAAGCAAACGACGAGCTCAACGCACTCCAGACCATGGGTGTATCCCCTTTTGACTTTATCGTCCTGCCCAGATTTCTCGCTCTCGTCCTGATGATGCCCATACTGGCTTTTCTAGCGAACCTCTCCGGAGTCTTTGGCGGACTTCTGGTCGCTACTGGTTTCTTCGATTTGACTACCGTTCAATACCTCGACCGCACCAGTAACTCACTCGGCTGGGGTAGCTTCCTTTCGGGGACGGTAAAAAGCGTCTTTTTTGGTGGAATTATCGCGTTGACCGGCTGCTATCGGGGCATGGCAGCAGGTTCGAGTGCCGAGTCGGTTGGTCAGGCAGCAACCTCTGCAGTGGTCACTTCCATCATTTGGATCATCATCGCGGACGCACTCTTCGCGGTAGTTTTCAGCATTTTCGGCATATGAGCGGAGAGAATCCAGCGATCCAAATGTCCGACCTGAACATCGGCTACGGCGGAAAGCCGATCATGCAAGGAATCAATCTGGAAATCGCCCGGGGAGAGATTTTCTTCATCATGGGAGGTAGCGGCTCAGGAAAAAGTACCCTCCTCAAGACCTTGATTGGCCTCATTCCTCCTGTTTCGGGAACCATTCATTATGGAGACAAGCCCTTCTCTGATAACGATCCAACCACCCAAGCAGCCATTCTTCGGGATACTGGAGTTCTCTATCAAGGTGGTGCCCTTTTTAGCTCGATGACGCTACAGGAGAACGTCGCTTTGCCTCTTCGTATTCACACTAGTCTTTCCGAAAAGAACCTACTCGAAATTGCTGAGTACAAACTGAGTCTGGTTGGCCTCTCGAACGCTACGGCTAAGTTTCCCCATGAAATCAGTGGTGGTATGATGAAAAGGGCTGGTCTCGCGAGGGCACTTTCCCTCGATCCCTCTATTCTCTTTTTCGACGAACCCTCTGCAGGGCTAGACCCTCTGACCTCCAGCCAGCTCGACGACACCATCCTGGAACTCAATAGCAGCCTCGGCACGACGACCATCATCGTCTCCCACGAACTGGAGAGCATCTTCAGCATCGCAGACCGATGCGTTTTTCTAGATGCCGCCACCAAGAGGCAAATCGAGGTGGGAGATCCCAGAATCATGAAAACAGAATCGACCTACGCGGGAATCCGTGACTTCCTAAACCGCAAGAAGCCGGAATCGGCAAACGCATCATGAATCCAACGATCCTGAAGTTTCGTATCGGACTCTTCATTATAGTGGCGATCGCCCTGTTTATCGGCAGCCTGTTTTTTTTCGGACTCACCAACCTATTCGAAAAACAAGTGCACATGGTCTCGTTTTTCGGAGAATCTGTCCGCGGCCTTTCGAAAGGATCTCTTGTCCGTTTTCGAGGAGTCGAGGTTGGAAAGGTGACCGATATTCGTCTCAGCCTGGGAGAGCAGATTACCGCAGACGGAATCCCGGTGACCTACGAGATCGATATGACCAATCTGCAGAAAAACTTGGGGATCTTTGAAAATCTTGCGGATAAGGAAACCTACGAGAACGCCATTCGTGACGGACTGACTGCAAAATTGGAGTCCGCCAGTCTCCTCACGGGCCAGCTCTTCATCGAGCTGGACTTTCGTCCGGGGACAAACACAGAGAAGCCGTGGATCATCAACGGTAACCTTCACTACATCCCCTCTCTTCCTTCTTTTCTTTCGGACGTCACTGACCAGAGCATGAAGATCATCAACGACGTCAGCGAGATCGACTTTCCAGAGTTGGGAAACAATCTGAACGCTCTTCTCGTTACTCTGAACGACGTAGTATTGCAGATTGAGCCTGAGCAACTTGCTGAGAACGTAAACAGTGTCCTCGTTTCTGTGCAGGGTTTGATCGATTCAGGTGAGATTGAAAACATGGTCATCCAGTTTACGGAGACGGCCTCCTCACTCGAATCAGCACTGGTCGATATTCAAGAAGGTAAAGGAAACCTCGGCAAACCACTATCCGATCTAATCCGTGAGCTTGCCGACACGACAGGCCAAATCAGCGCAATGCTTGATGATGTTTCCCTCCTCATCAAAAACCGCAGCGGCCCAATCGTGGGCCTTGACCAAACTCTCGACGAAGTTCGCTCAGCAACCGCGGCCTTCCAGTCGCTTCTCGAGTTTCTTCGGCGCCATCCCAACGCCCTTATCTTTGGAAAACAACAGCCATGAAGCCATTCCTATTTTTTACTCTGTTAACGGTCGGGATGACCGGATGCGTAAGCCTTCAGCCGGTTAGCGACACCGCTGAACGCTTTACCTTGATTCTTGAGGAGCATATCGACTCAGGCTCTTCTTTCGCGGCACCTGTCTTCGAAGTCTCACTTCCCTCCTATCTCAATGAGGGCACCATTTGGTATTCTGACCCCAATGGAAGACTGTATAGCTTCCCTAACTTCGTCTGGGCAGAGTCCCTTAACCGCGCTGTTCGGCGTGAGTTGGCAATCGCCCTTTCTTCGGATGAGGCCTTCCATCCGAGCACTCGGATCAACGTGTACTTGGGTCGCTTCAATCTCCTTTCGGACGGTTCTGGTATCGCGGTCGCAGAGGTCTCGGTTTCAGGGACATACGGTGCAAACATGCTTCCGGCTGTTGCGGTAAAACCAAAGGAAATCTGGAATCCTGATGAACCGAAAACCTTTTTGAAAGGCTACCAGAAACTGCTGAGCGATCTTGCGGAAGAGCTCTCCAAGGAGATGGAGACTTCTTTGGAGCAGAAGTGACGGTTTGCGGAGTATTTGCCTGGATTTGTTTGGAGAACTCTAACTCGGCCGTAACAAATCCCGGCAAGGCAGTTCAAACAGGATGCCCTGGTGATACCGAATTCAGGAAGGTTCGTTTAGAGTGCTTGCGGTTTGTTTGAACTATCAGACTAAGATGATTGTGGCCTCCAACGAGGCGAAGCGACGCGCTGCGCACTTGCCTACGACGTGACCGGCCGTGTCGAAGTGCCCAACTCATCGCTCAACCGCGGTCGGTGGGCAAACGGACATCCTCGCGTCCTTTGTAAATCCTTGCCGATTCGTTCATTCTAGCCGATAAATCCTCCAACAGATTTTGTGAAGACTTTCGGAAAATACTCTTTCTCCTGCTTAGCTGTATCTGCATTAGTCCTCTCTATCATCTTCCAAATCGCCGCTAAATCAGAAGAGCCAGACGTTGAATCCGCCTCTAAGTCGAAGGGATCAGACACTGAAACCATAGAGTCCGAAGAAAGCCCCTCTCCTCTCACCGGCTACCGTTTTGTCTCGGACCGGGTATTCGATCCACTCACTGGTATCTCTGCCGAAGAACAATCTCCCGAAGTCGAAGAGCTACGTCCTGTAGCGACCGTAGAAACGGTCCCAAATGATGCCACACCTTCCTCATTGAGTAACCGAAGTGAAACCGCTCCTCATGATGTAGCCGTGCAGTTTCCCGCGATTTTACCCACTGAAGTTGCCGTTCAATCAAATACCTCATCAGTTCCCGCAGAGTTCTCCGAGGCTCCTTCTCCGGAGCATGTGGAGACGACCGCTGGAGAGTCTGCGGGCTTTTCGGACATCGCCTCTGCATCCGAAGATCGACCGACCTTCCTTCTCCAGCCAGAAAAACCCCTAGGAACCGACGGGGTGATTGATACCGCAGCAGGTTTTCCAGCACCCCCTACTGCCGATTCGGTTGGGACTAGTCCAGAAGGAGTCGAGCCTTCTATTCTCGCCGAGTTAGGGGACCGGGAAGTCTCGGCGGATCGGGACGAGAGCATCCTGTTTCCGCTGACTCTCGAAATTCCGGGATTTGACCCGAGTGCAATTCCCTCAGCTACACTAAAGGAGCCAGTCCCTGCCGAAACTACGGTGCAGACTGCAAATATGGACCGGCAAAACGAGGTCCCCGCGAGCAACCCTTTGCTAAAGCACTCCTCTCCAGCCGTAGTCGGTGTGGGTGCCACGCTCGCAGATTCCAATTCCGACATCTACATCGATGCCCTTGTTCCATTCTACCAAATCGGAAATGAGTCCTATCGTACGATCTTTTTCGTCGCACCACGACTAGCAGACGGAGAAGACATCAACAACGGATCGGTCGGACTTGGAGTCCGGAGCCTGCACGGGCAAGGAACTTTCCTTGGAGATAGTTTTCCCTGGATCATGGGTGCCAATGTTTTTTACGACTTCACCCGCTCCTCACGGGATTTTGACTACAATCAGTTCGGTGCAGGCCTTGAGTGGATGTCTCCTTTTCTGGATCTGCGGATCAACGCTTACTTTCCTGAGGATACGGAAAACCAGATTGCCGAAACCTCCTCTTCGAGAACGTCGAGCAACTCTTCAACCACAAGCACGACGACCTTCGAGCAACCTTTTGCTACCGGCTTTACGGTGGTGCAACCCTTTACCACCACCGAAACCACAATAACCCGCCGGACGACAACTACCCGATTCTTTGAACAATACGAGAGAGCATTGGAGGGATTTGATGGAGAAGCAGGCATCTTGATCCCGGACAATCTGACCCTGTTTCCCATACGGATTTACGGAGGTTTTTACTCATTCGACAATCCCTTTGGCGAAGACATCTCCGGTCCAAAAGCTCGTATTGAAGCAAGGCCTTTTTCGTTCCTTCTCCTCGATGCATCCTGGTATCAGGACGAAGAGCTTCTCGGATCGACTTGGTTCCTTGGGGCAAGGGCGCGAATGACTATCGGAGGTGGACCGGCTTCTCCCGAGAGCTCCAAACCACTTCACGACGCGACGGAGGGACCGAAGCTAGAGGCCTATAACCCCTACGCCTCGTTCCAATCCCGGTTGGTTGAGAGAATCCCACGGAACTACCGGTCCGTCATCATAGATTCCCCCTTCATTGAGGACGAAGCTAGGCGACAAGTTTCCGTTAGCTCCTTTAGCACAACCACTTCTATTACAGGAAGCAATCTACTCGCTTCACGCTTGATCTTCGTGGACGCCTCCCGTGGCTCGATCAGCGGCGCGGGCACCTTTGAAAACCCACTGAACTCTATACAGAGCGGAGCCGATCTCGCTATTGCCAACCTCGGTGCTTCCGGTCGAATCTGGACCGTGTGGACTCAAGGAGGAGTCGGCCCTTACAATGAGAATGTGACGGTTACCGATTCGGTTCGTTTCATCTCCAACGCGATACCTATCCAAGGCCAGGGAGGAGGCGTGTTCGGGGGAACCTTTCCCGGTCCGGTGGTAAACGGCGGTTTCCTATTCGGTTCCTTTCCAGCCAGTGCGGCCTCCCCTATCATTCCAGAGGGGAGCGTCAGGGGCTACGAAATCACGGGGGGCCACACGGCAGCGAGTTTTGCCGGGATCACTTTCGTAAACGTGGAGAACGCCGTCGCCTCTTCCAACCGAATCGACACCATTGGGGGAACGGGCATTCAAGTAATCAACCGCGGAACCATCTCCGGCAGGGGGACATTCGCATCCAACGGAATCTTCAATGCTGGGAACCACGGTATTCATTTCGACTTTGCCGATTCGGCTGAAGGCACTTACGAGGTCTCGGATTCCGGCTTCGAAAACCTCGGAGGCAACGCCGTTCGAATCCACGCCACAGACAGCGCCTCATTCGACGTTACAGTCACACGGACC contains:
- a CDS encoding MlaE family lipid ABC transporter permease subunit, with the protein product MRAREDSLQDSPPVYSVEDSETALRIRLSGSFTIQGSQPDLPDISNQISTGRSVIVDGSSIELWDSALILHLKRLRNLVTQKSGVVRLEGFSSSVEALLDRAGENAGGTDLVTETDKEGPIVRLGDWGLTNWKGFSSFCVFLGEMAQSLSRFVRRKAIYQSADFLALLWETTGRAIGIVFLISFLTGLIMAFVGAMQLVQFGADVFIADLVALAMFREMGAMMTGIIIAGRTGSAFAAQIGSMKANDELNALQTMGVSPFDFIVLPRFLALVLMMPILAFLANLSGVFGGLLVATGFFDLTTVQYLDRTSNSLGWGSFLSGTVKSVFFGGIIALTGCYRGMAAGSSAESVGQAATSAVVTSIIWIIIADALFAVVFSIFGI
- a CDS encoding ATP-binding cassette domain-containing protein, with the translated sequence MSGENPAIQMSDLNIGYGGKPIMQGINLEIARGEIFFIMGGSGSGKSTLLKTLIGLIPPVSGTIHYGDKPFSDNDPTTQAAILRDTGVLYQGGALFSSMTLQENVALPLRIHTSLSEKNLLEIAEYKLSLVGLSNATAKFPHEISGGMMKRAGLARALSLDPSILFFDEPSAGLDPLTSSQLDDTILELNSSLGTTTIIVSHELESIFSIADRCVFLDAATKRQIEVGDPRIMKTESTYAGIRDFLNRKKPESANAS
- a CDS encoding MlaD family protein; this encodes MNPTILKFRIGLFIIVAIALFIGSLFFFGLTNLFEKQVHMVSFFGESVRGLSKGSLVRFRGVEVGKVTDIRLSLGEQITADGIPVTYEIDMTNLQKNLGIFENLADKETYENAIRDGLTAKLESASLLTGQLFIELDFRPGTNTEKPWIINGNLHYIPSLPSFLSDVTDQSMKIINDVSEIDFPELGNNLNALLVTLNDVVLQIEPEQLAENVNSVLVSVQGLIDSGEIENMVIQFTETASSLESALVDIQEGKGNLGKPLSDLIRELADTTGQISAMLDDVSLLIKNRSGPIVGLDQTLDEVRSATAAFQSLLEFLRRHPNALIFGKQQP
- a CDS encoding ABC-type transport auxiliary lipoprotein family protein encodes the protein MKPFLFFTLLTVGMTGCVSLQPVSDTAERFTLILEEHIDSGSSFAAPVFEVSLPSYLNEGTIWYSDPNGRLYSFPNFVWAESLNRAVRRELAIALSSDEAFHPSTRINVYLGRFNLLSDGSGIAVAEVSVSGTYGANMLPAVAVKPKEIWNPDEPKTFLKGYQKLLSDLAEELSKEMETSLEQK
- a CDS encoding inverse autotransporter beta domain-containing protein is translated as MKTFGKYSFSCLAVSALVLSIIFQIAAKSEEPDVESASKSKGSDTETIESEESPSPLTGYRFVSDRVFDPLTGISAEEQSPEVEELRPVATVETVPNDATPSSLSNRSETAPHDVAVQFPAILPTEVAVQSNTSSVPAEFSEAPSPEHVETTAGESAGFSDIASASEDRPTFLLQPEKPLGTDGVIDTAAGFPAPPTADSVGTSPEGVEPSILAELGDREVSADRDESILFPLTLEIPGFDPSAIPSATLKEPVPAETTVQTANMDRQNEVPASNPLLKHSSPAVVGVGATLADSNSDIYIDALVPFYQIGNESYRTIFFVAPRLADGEDINNGSVGLGVRSLHGQGTFLGDSFPWIMGANVFYDFTRSSRDFDYNQFGAGLEWMSPFLDLRINAYFPEDTENQIAETSSSRTSSNSSTTSTTTFEQPFATGFTVVQPFTTTETTITRRTTTTRFFEQYERALEGFDGEAGILIPDNLTLFPIRIYGGFYSFDNPFGEDISGPKARIEARPFSFLLLDASWYQDEELLGSTWFLGARARMTIGGGPASPESSKPLHDATEGPKLEAYNPYASFQSRLVERIPRNYRSVIIDSPFIEDEARRQVSVSSFSTTTSITGSNLLASRLIFVDASRGSISGAGTFENPLNSIQSGADLAIANLGASGRIWTVWTQGGVGPYNENVTVTDSVRFISNAIPIQGQGGGVFGGTFPGPVVNGGFLFGSFPASAASPIIPEGSVRGYEITGGHTAASFAGITFVNVENAVASSNRIDTIGGTGIQVINRGTISGRGTFASNGIFNAGNHGIHFDFADSAEGTYEVSDSGFENLGGNAVRIHATDSASFDVTVTRTGASGLANSGLFVSADSTASGTANLANSSIDGGGVDTAASGSSNIALKVSGTRFENDPDSVFTLAVSDSAELVSEMRNNVLESNQSALSLQVSNSAASDTHFSQNSVNNSTTNAVSIAFEATNTQTLEVSGNEISATDGTAIFINATAGSAEVIANNNTIDTATNNGFHIRSGGTASVTASLSGNGTSNTSDGGFLIRSAGTGNLSATLVNNVTSNSGTYGARLRAANNSNASIEVTGNTFAQTVAAAIELVGLNNGVLSVVANSNVISDTGIAGIFANAESGSIVNLTAENNNISSTTEEGILFTGSDNSSSRFEARGNLISSTGNASGIRGSYLDDHDAVIQIQNNQIGPVAQQGVQIETSDSTTASILLSGNTISDTSQDGIRMTLFSTEDQSAVVTSNSLARLGANAINVSTQGPKEVTIDSNFIQTTGAAAVRAEMQSAGLIFSGASLGNNVYVDATPVPFNDAGTAPFTGGDGILINTIAYP